CTCACAATTCTTGTGGTTATGCCTTCTCCTCTTTACTTTTTATATTCTCTTTGTTAATAATAATAATGGAATACTCGGAATTAGCAGAATTCTCAAACTACGGAACCAACTGCTTTTGCACCGGGGGAACAAGATCCGGAGCAAGGACCCTAAGAATTTGGAAGATATCTCAAGAAAAGGTTTTAGCACCGGTCTCTCATATATGTACTCTAGTTTATCCGAAGTTTATGTATGTTTATAAAGGGCGGTGGCCGGAGGCCCTCTGCCGGCTGGCCGTGAGAGAAGTGCCACGCTGGAGTGGTCCGCCTTGGCGGACAAGTTGGTCTCGATTCCACTGTTATTTTCATCTGTAACTTAATCAAAGTTAGGTAAATTTGATTTGAGAATAAACCAAAGTGAAATATAAGGCAAAATTAATAGATAGAGTACACTGTACTACATTTGTAGGGTCATATGATTAATTCTAGGGTGACGGTGAATGTTATGAACTAATAATAGGTCCAAACTCTGCTTGTTTCTGTTGGGGATCGGCAGCATTGCATACTCTATGcttactttttttctttttgatgacTTGTGGTGCTTCTTGGTCGCGTCTTTTTTTCAGTTAAATGCACCCTGAACTTATCAAGGATGTCACTTAGACGCACGAATTTTGAAAATGTATTTCTATATCagtgcaccacttaacaagtttagggactaGAAATACATCTTCAAAATTCGTGGATCTAAATGACATCCCTTGACAAATTCAGGGGTACGCTAAAACCTCGAACGATCATACAACCCCATGACTtcatttctagaaaaaaaaatctgCAACTTTACATTTTTAGAAAATTATAAAATTGTATGCATAAATTTTGCGCAAGACATTTTGCAAGATAAAATTTATCACCATAATTTTTATCGTAACTTTTTCAATATAGTATTTGACACAAGTTATCGTGACAAATTTTTTTATTACCTTTGCAACTCAAACTTTGTATATAACTATCAGCGGACAAATTTATTATAACACTTTCTTAATGTCATTTTTCTagcatattttttatataataaatTGTACGAATAACATATTACACATGTAAGATCTTGTTGTCCAACACACTTATTTTACATAATTTGTTCAGGGCAACCTTCTAAATCTAAAGAAATTATTCATAATATATAGAATAAAAAATGGTTGGTTGAtatggaaaataaaaagaaagaaaaaataagaaaagaaaaaagtagAAAAAATAAGTGAAAACTACATAGACACAAGACCACGACTGTCGTTCACCCTGAGTGAACCATCGTGAAATGAAATTGGTTAATATATATAATGTCATGCTGAAAAGTTGTCATCAATATAGGTTAATAAATTGTATCGAGTTATAAGAAGTTTTGGTGATAAGTTTGTCTATAAAATACTGTATTGAAAAGTTACAATAACTTtataataaaaatgaaaaaaatgcaGAAAATTCTTTTCACAAAAGAGAAGTCGTGGGACTGGTGTGGTCGTTCGCTGGTTTCTAGTGTTAGAAAGTGAGCGTGTGAAAGCGGGAGTAAAACTGatggtagtttttttttttaggaaacaaTTGATGGTTGTATTCGAATGACGAACAGTGAATGTACATATAATGTCATCAAAATGGCGGTTTACCTGTCACAGAGAGGGAGCATACGGACACCCTTTTCGCCTCTAAAGGAACCATCATTAGTGATAACTAATGACGTGAATATTCCCTAATTAATCATTAGAATAATTCTTAACATCTAGTCCAGTGAAGGATCACTAACATGGATGGGCTTTCTAACAAGCCTTTGTTTTAAACACGAAAGGAGTGGGatctaaaaaaaaagaaaaaaaaactatgaaTGGAAACTTGAAATTCACGGACTACTAGAAATTGACTATCAAGCTAGCGTTCTTTTCAATCGTTGCTGCATGCAGTCgcacgttatatatatatatatatatatatatatatatatatatatatatatatatatatatatatatatatatatatatattcagtagccagctatagaataagttattctgtagccacctttatttacgataattttatatactaatttacgataatgtcaatacatatttacgatagttgggttactataacacatggggatatttaccataacattacagtaaaccacttagtaaggagttactataatctcgtaaattaatatagtaattatcgtaactcaaagtggctacagaataaattattttgtagccagctacagagtatatatatatatatatatatatatatatatatatatatatatatatatatatatatatatatatatatataagtcgcAATCGTTCCTAGTGTTCCATTTATGATAATTTGAGGCACTACCTAGTTTTGAACCTATAATCTTTTGGAACCTATATAATCTAGTTAGGCAACCAATATAAAGTAGAGCACTAGCCATGCAATGCCTAAATAGGATCTATAAAAATGGTGACATATGTGATATGTGAGGTTGGTGTTGTCTTTCACATCTTGCTGTGTACTTAGTCTGCTTGGTCATCTTGGTCGATCTCCATATTATCTAGTACAGTGCAAAACAGACTTCAAATAAATAGTGAGCATGATTATATGAGCTATAAAATAACAGAAACAGAAATAAATAAATTCTAAATGATTCTAAGTGgatcatcaatatatatatagataACATTTTTAGAGAAAAAAACATTGAtaatagtttcatattttttatttaataaaataaattattataAAATTTCAAAGATGAAAAGCAGATTTATATCATTTTTAGGAAAAATAGAAAACCACCCCTGAAAACTAGCTAGAAATAGAATACTAAATTTATCTTGTTTCAATCGTTAAGAGGGTGTGCAATACCCGGTTTTCTCGTTTAGAGTTGAAAACTTGACTGCCATGCAAGCTCAAGGTTGGAAAATAAATGTTGTGCTTTTTAATGTCCTCTGGAGTTATTGCTACTCTTTCCAATTGCCAACACCAAATCTAGTAACTTTCCTAGTTCTATAACTCTTGATGTGTTGGGCAAGGTTGAAATCAAACTTTCATGACTTTGACTATCAACAACTTTTAGAAATATTTAGTTTGAGAACACTAAAATAACATGTATAGATAAGTCTTGGAAAGTAATTTAAGAAAATTATCTGTTTGTTGTTTTTAATGAAATTACAATAGAAAATCATAATTAAATCATGATTTGGAGAACAtgtcattcagcctgttcgcttgttggtttcagccatggcttatcagccatggtacagtattttcctctcacaacaaaccagcaccagccgggcttatcagcacagaaaccaaccagcgaacaggctgattgtccAAAATGTGAAGAATGATAGAATCGGAAGGAAGGAGTGCATATGATATAATTTGATCACCAAGTCTTTATCAGTTATCACAACAATCGTAATTCATGATCCCAAGTTCTATCTTTCTATACTTGCAAACTAAAGGCATCCCTAAGGGAACCTCTCAGGCCCTCATAGATCTATTTTCTCGTCTCATTTGTACAAAACAACAATCTGATGTCATCATCATCTATGCAGCTCCCCCATCTACACTCCTATATATCTCTACCATCTCTCTCAAATTTGAGGATGGGCCTCCCATATCTGTAATTCTACGTGGCAACATATATACTTTTAGATAAAAAGGTCTCTCTCTTAAATAGGTGACCAAATATTTGAACAAATTGTATGCTTGCAGTTAATCCAATAATTTAAGATCATTTTGACTGTTTTAATGTTAAAAAATTATGACTTGCAATAAATAAATAGATTTGAACTATCGTATTTAAAATTTAAACTGTTAATGAATGCTATGCGACAAAATATTTATATTCAGATTATTGTGATGCTAGAATAGACGATATGAACTGTTTTGTAGAACGAAGAGGCAAGTAGGGATGCAAAGCAAGTTATCCATAAACCccaaatctcctacaactaaaaagaatgaagcgtggacattttttggtgcgacgtttgttttggttcgtccgtctgcctatCCATGCGAATCGCCTCCCCCTCAGCCCCAACGCATCCCACCTCAAAATGGCAATGGGTACTGGCCACCCGTACCCGCACCCGCCAGATCAAAATCTTACCCGTCGGGTTACCCGTACCCGCAGGCGGGTAGAAAATTCATTCCATACCCGCACCCGACGGGTAATTCTTACCCGATGGGTAACCCGCACCCAACAATATACCTGAGTTCACAAACCAAAATATAATAGCTTCCAGCAAAACAAATCAACAATAGAGCAGCAAAACAGAAATATATCCAGGTCAAGCTAGTTGAAATAGATCAGATGCCTCATTGGTTCATTCCAGCAAACTACAAATTAAATGtgtgcttaaaagtagcacacaCACCAGCCTTCCCACTTTTCAAGTTcagccaccagttccaacaattgCAGCACATACTAAATATTACAAGTTCACATGGATTCATCTACCATGAATTAAAGAGAGACCACACAGGTTACAAGTTCACAAATGCAATTACAGATAAGACATCAAAAGGAAGCACATGCACGTCATCCAATTCTTGCATCATTTGTCTTGTTCCTGTGATCAAAAGGGCGCCATCTCATGGCCAGTTCATTTGTCCTCAGATGGTGAGTTCCTACATTAGCATAAACATGTCACAACTTAGCTATCTATTATCACATTCACAAAGAAGCTAAAAATAGACACATTTGAAGAATGGCAAATCACCTGAAGCCCCTCTTGTATGTCCTGAAGACATGACCAGAAGGTTGCAGGCTGCTTGTTCTTCTCATCAACTAGCAAACATAAGTGAGCAAATGAGTTGGCTTGCATGAATATCAGTAAATATATGCAGAAATTAATAGCAAGCTAATAGACATAGGAGCATTGTTAAATATACCTTTATACTTGTTTCTCAGCCAATCTTGAGAGCACATTAGGGCCTCTATCATCTTGGTAGTGAGCCTGCTACGATGCTCACTTAAAACCCTACCACTAGTGCTAAaagctgattctgaggctacagttGTAATAGGAATGGCAAATATGTCCCTAGCAATCTTCCTCAAAGTTGGGAACCGAGTTCCAGCCACCTTCCACCAATCTAAAACTCTGAAATTCTTAGTATTCATGTCCAATAGCTCTTCATCCAAGTAGCGATCCAACTCAGTCTTGAATCCCATTGTTGTTGGCCGTCTACTAGCAACACGAGCCATCATGGAAGATAAGAAATCATCACTTTGTCCTGCTGCAGGTGCTGCTGCAAGGACACTGTTTCCCACATCATCTTCCCCATGGTACTCAAGCATCAAATCAGCCAACAAATTCTTCACTTCCTGAACCCTATCCTCACACTCCCAACTAGTTGTCCCAAGCAAATCCTCAAAACAAATCAGCAGCACTGTGGTTTTAAATCTAGGATCTAGAATAGTTGCAATGCCCATGAACCCTTGAATATTAGTCCAATATTTGTCAAACTTGGCTACCATATTGGCTGACACGGCTTGCACTAAAGGGTTTCCACAAGTTGACCACTCCCTAATCTCCTTTCTAACTTTAGCAATTTTAGTGAAATACATGTTAGCTGTTACATAATCTATCCTAGAAAACATTTTAGTGATGTCATTGAACAATTTTAGCCTCCCAACAACATCCTCAGCAAATTTCCACTCATCCTCAGATGGCAAGCAAGTGTACAgcctatcaacacggcttgcccTAATGAAAGCAGACTTGTATGGTAatgcatgactaagcatattaaAAGTTGAATTCCACCTAGTCTTACAGTCAAGGACTATCTTAGTTGTGGCTTCCACTTTAACAAACTTAGCTATCTCCTCAAACTTCAATCCTTTTTTTGGTGTAGCTATCCAATATGCGACACTATCACAGATGTTTTCTATTGCATCTTTCAAAACCTCTAAGCCTTCCTTTACTATCAAATTAAGAATATGGGCAGAACAACGCATGTGTAATAGCTTACCATCATTCAAGAGCTTATGTCTTCCAATATTCCTCACAAGCAGAGGGATTACTGCATCATTGGTAGTGCAATTGTCAAGAGtaatggctgatatcttctcatCAAGATTCCACTGAACCAAGCTGTCATACAATTCTTCACCAATTACTTCAACAGTGTGAGGAGCAGGGACATAAATGAACCTATCATTCAATAGTTACAAACAAAATCAGATTCCAAGAGTGTTGATTGACAAGGTGACAACAACATGCTATGCAACCAGATCTAAGAAATAAGTTAGTACCTCATAAGAATATTTCTAAGATTCCAAGATTCATCAATAAAATGTGCCGTGATGGCCATATAACCTCTCTTTTGGTTGTCAGATGTCCACAAATCTGTAGTGATGGCCACCCTTGACTGAATTCCAGCCATATATGCAATGGCTTTTTTCTTCCCTAGCTCATATTGTGCCACAATATCAGATCtgaaataaaatagaaaatattagGAAACTGATATGGGCTCATACAAATGGCATAAAGGATGTGGGCTCATAGATCTTATACCTTATTGTGTTCCTTGTCCCAATTCTGAATAGTGGTTGAAGTGCGCCAACAAATCTTCGAAAGCCAACATGATCAACCATGCTTAAAGGGTACTCATGGAGAACTATCATGGCACTAAGTTCTTTTCTAGCTATATCTTAGTCAAAGGTGTAGTTCTCCACTGAAATTGTGCCTGCCTCTGTCCTATCAAATCTCAAACCAGCTTGTACCATTGTCTGCCCATTAAGCTTGATCTTCTTTAGCACACAAGTCTTCAAGTGATGCTTCAAATGGTTAGTCCCATTTCTGGACAACCCAGAAAGTTTCTTCCCACAATGGTTACATTTTGCATATTCACTGCTGCCAATCTGCACTTTTGTGAACTCATTCCAAACGGCAGATTTGAGCTTCCTCTTAGAACCAGCAATGATctcttcctcttcatcatcatcatctatcTCAATTGGCAGTGAATCATTGGTCAATTCAAGCTGAGGTGATCCAGAGATTGGAACTGAATCTGATTGCACTTGTGATGCTTGTGACCCACATTGCGGGTTGCTGCTCCCATAACTAGCAGTAGCTGACATCTTGTTCAGTCTGTACAAGCACATCGAGCAATTAGCTCCATAAAAAATAAGCTAGCAGATCACAAATAGACCAAACCTGAATATTTATTTATGAATGACCAAAAGAGCTACTTGCTTGAGAAAAACAAATCACGTGAACTACTACTAGTGAAAAGAAGTAATTTAAATACTTAATTCAGTAGCCAAAGATTGCTAGAGTAGTTCACGGATGGAAGATGCAAGCTTTCTGATCAAACAAATGAAAAGAGCAAACTGCTGTCATTTCTGGACACTGGACTGAAACTGAACTACACTCCAACATTCAGAGAAGTAGAAAAAGCAAACGAATCAGAATGGAGGGGCTGCTCTCCAACCTGCTGAAAAACTGACGAACGAGCAGAAACTAACAAGGCCACGCACGGCCAGGAACTGATTTGCTCGGGACTAGAATACAGGAGACCGACGAACGCAAGAACAGAGAAGAGAGCGGCACCAGGAACCAAGGAAATTCGAACTAAATTAAAACCATCTCGACCAAGAGATCGAAGCAACAGCAGGGAGGAAGAAAAGAACGAAGAACACTGGCACCAGAAACAACTTAGCACAAGATAATTTCAACCACCAGATGTCACGGTGAGGTTAAGGCCTCACTTCCCAAAACGAAAATCACACGCTACACAGACTAGTTTTTGGTTCATCTGTGGACCTCTCACACAATGAAAGCCATCATCTTTGCTAGACCAATACACAATCTTGCACATATCTGAGCAGAGAAAGTCATCTTTGCTTACCCAAGGCTGCGTTTGAGGTGCTGATTTTGCACTTTCTGAGTAGCTGCAGCTATGCTCATCGGAGACAGGGGAGGCCGACCACCCTTCTTGGCCGCCGGACCAACAAGGATGCCCTTTGGCTTCAGCTTAGCAGCAGCGACCGGTGCAGTGGCTTGTGTAGGAGGTGGCAGGATGAGCGGGGCAGGCGTCGGGGTAGGCGGTGCACATGCGCCGTTCTTCGTCGCCTCCTCCGGATTCGGCGGTTGCAGGACAGCGTCCCTTCGTGGATGGCGCGGGGTCAGGACTCAGAAGGCAAATGGGATCAAGAAGAACAACTGTAACTGCAACAATGGATTTTGAGGTTAGGGTTGAGGAAGAGCATCACCGGCTATCATCTTGTCCTATTCCGGAGTTCACCATGGCTACCGGAGATGGCGACAGCGACGACGCTGTGCTCGTTGGGGGCGCTGGTGGGGACTAGGCAGTGGAGACCGGAGACGGTGTGGTGGGGATTGGGGAGAGAACGGCAGAGGAGAGAGGAGCGGCAGAGGGCAGAGCCGCGGAGGTGGAGCCGCAGAGGGGCGGTGAGCGGACGGCGCACGTGGGGTCGCGCGAGCCCACGGCGCCGCAATTCAGCCGCTGGTCGTCTGACGGCTGGTGGAGTGGAGTGAGGATGAGGATTAGGGTTTGAGGGAGTTCtggaatatatatatactcatatgcTTATATGGGCCAAATATGGGCTATATGCTTATATGGGCTAAAATTGCAGATGTTGGATATTATTTATGCGGGTTTTTTTTACCCGCGGGTATGCGGGTATGGGTAGTATACACCCACACCCATACCCGCATACCCGATGGGTACAAGAATTCGTCCAATAACGTACCCGCAGGTGCAAAATGTCTTCCATACCCGCCTCCTTATCGGGTAAAACCTGTTGGGTACTCGGGTTTCGGGTACCCGTTGCCATTTTGAATCCCACCCCGCGCGACTCCCCCGACGCCTCCTCTCCCACGTGTGCGACGACGACTCCTCCATCTCTCATCCCACCAGGCGAGGGAGCCACCCACCAGGTGAGGGCACCGACCAAGGATGCTAGGCCGCCTGCCAGCGGCCACCACGACGCAGGGCCCCCCTCCCTCATCCCCACATGGGCGTGTCCCGCACTAGATTTGCCACCGTCGGTGCCTGTCCTAAAGGTCCACGCCGCCACCCGCACCACCCCGAtgcccacggcctctgcctcCGATGACGACGACCTCGACGCCCACGGCTGCGGCCACTGCTGCACCGTGGCTCGAACCCACGCCGGAGGCGAAGCTGACCCTCGACACCGTACCTGCGGCTGCCACTCCCTGCCTCCACTTCGGCCCCTGTAGGCTGCATCACATCCGCTTCCCCTCCCTCCGCCTCCTACGCGTCCATACGAGCCCCCCATCTCTCCGTCCGTCCTCTTCCTTTCCATCGGCCGTAGCGCCCGTAGATGCCACGCCCAGGTGCCTCGCCGTCATCGCCTCCGCTTTGTCCTCTCCCTGCCTAGTGCGCAGACGCCGCCACCGGCAGATCTTTGTTGCCTCTTCCTCTTGCCTAGTGCCGGCGCACGTGGATGTGGTACCTTGCCGTGCCGGTGGCTGCGGCAGCGGACCATGATAGAGGGGCGGTGATGGCCCAGGCGCCGATTAGAGGTCGCGGCCATCATCATCTCCGTCGGCAAGTATGGGCTCCCCGTTGTCTTCCAATACCTCGCCAGACCTCGCCGCCATCCTCGAATACCTCGCCATCGTCCTGACAACGACAGGTACGTGTACCCTccttttcgatctcgaattctCGGTCTATCTGATCTCTGCCTTCTTCTTGATCTCGATCCCATTGTTGCGCTCGGATCTGATTTGGTTATGTCTTCATTCCTTATGCGTGATTTCCACGCCAAAGAATTGCTCTAGGCATCGGCAATAACCCCTTCTCTACCAGGCCAGTCAGGTGGACCGACGTTGGCAACGTCTAAACAGCCGAACCAATTCCATTTTTTTCAGAAAAACACTGGCCAATGATGGTTCAGTTTGGTGCGTACCAATCTGACTTCGATTGTCTCATACTATTGTTCCATTTCCATACTTATTTATATGTGTACATGGCATCTTTATATGCACAAATATGGTACTTCTAGCATTCCCTATTGTTGGTTCATGCTAAAAACCACTTTATCTTTACAGTTATGTTCCAATGGAGATGTGGAGGATCTTGATTCACAATAGAACCTCATGCTGGTCATAGTCTCCACTTTTCTTCTTTCAATAATGACAATGTGAGATTAATGGTGTTCTTAAAATTTAAGGAAGTCCTTCTGCCATTTATGTTTGGACTAAAGTTTCTCACCAATACTTTTGTAATTATGTCTGGTTTGATCTATAGTTTTCTCCATGAGTGGGGAATATAGTCTCACTTACTACCATCATCCCTTCCATGATGGCGTGCTATCCTAAGTGTCGCCTAGGCAATGTATACATCAATCGTCTGTTTAATTTGGATCCCTCTCTATAGGTGAATCGCGAAAAAGGAAATAATTTCTTATCCAACTAGCTAATCACACTTGGTTACCTAGCAGGTGAATGAGATATTGCATTGTTCATTTTCGCTGCAGTAATATTGTTCATTTATATCCTAAGATATTATCTTCAGATCAGTTCACTTTGGAAAAGGAATTTTTGTTCATTTATATAGTCCCACCTTTTTACCAAGTTAAGAATCCATGTTAATATATTGTGATGCAAGAACTATTCAGTTCAGACTGCAAAAGTTCGCCTACTCATCATTGCTTTTTACAGGGATGAGATGGGAGATAGCTTAAATATATTGTGTCCAGATCAATGTGCAATTGAATCAACTGAGAGCAAATCAATCTTTTCAAGGTTTGGTGGTATTTGATATTGCATTTTCAGTTTGTGGCTTGATATTTTCTATCCTCGATTCTTCATACAAATATCCAGTTTCTGATATAGGGCGCGTTCGCTGGTCTGGATGTTCCAGACCAGCCGGCTGATCCCCTCACACGACACCATTCATCAACCAGCCgctacagtgtttctctctcacaaaaccagccagtttcagccaagtttcagaccagcgaacggggcctagtgAGTCGAGCATTTCGATAGATATACTTATTTTGGGTTATCGCTGCAAAACATGGATTGTGTCAAATCATGTATCCTTGCAGTTGACCTGCCTCTGATTCTATCAATAATACGTACTCTGGATTATGCTAATTCTGTAGGCCTAACAATAGGCACCTTGATAGGTGGTCACAAATCCGGTTCGAAGAGCTGACCTGCTTCCTGTTCTACTGACCTGGTGATCGGTACTCATGTTAAGCTGCCAAATagtgcaagtttttgcatagagCATATTATGAATCCTGACATGATTCTGAAATAATTGTGTATTAGATTAAATTCTACAAATTTCATTGCCAGTCAAGGCTGCCACACTGCAATTTTACAGAGGCCGGTGTTTGTCGATTATATGCTGTCGTACTCTGGTTATCCTACTGCAGAAGATTCATGCCATGCAGTTTTGTCAAACTCTGGTGCTACCTCTTCCTGCTCCTGCCTATGTTTTAGCATACTTCGCTTCCTTCATGCATTCTATATTAGCTACATTTTGCTTACAGTAAAGGACATACTAGAAAAAACAGGAAACTTATTTAGTATCCATTATAACATTGCTACAGGAGTCCAGTAAAAAAATAGGTATGTTTGTGTTTCAGCTCTCTCACAAAGCATATAGACTCAGTTACCTTCTCATAGCACCTAATATCATATCAACTTTTACCAATTTTGGAAAATGATGTTTATACATATAGCGACCTCTATATATTTAGCATCGTATCTAATTTAATTAGTGCCTTAAGTGAAATTTATACTTTTGGGTACCACAAAAGAAGTTAACCAAGTGAGGCAGCACTCTGTTTTTCCTATTTATCCttcactaggtagcgtgcccgtacgTTGCTACGGAATAGCTAACAATTcatactaaaaacacacagatcgcacgataagataacaatgctgtaaaaattaaa
The nucleotide sequence above comes from Miscanthus floridulus cultivar M001 chromosome 18, ASM1932011v1, whole genome shotgun sequence. Encoded proteins:
- the LOC136524562 gene encoding uncharacterized protein, producing the protein MSIAAATQKVQNQHLKRSLGLNKMSATASYGSSNPQCGSQASQVQSDSVPISGSPQLELTNDSLPIEIDDDDEEEEIIAGSKRKLKSAVWNEFTKVQIGSSEYAKCNHCGKKLSGLSRNGTNHLKHHLKTCVLKKIKLNGQTMVQAGLRFDRTEAGTISVENYTFD